From the Salinimicrobium tongyeongense genome, one window contains:
- the scpA gene encoding methylmalonyl-CoA mutase, whose amino-acid sequence MKRKSLQNMTLLEPETAAQVAVAPENPGNPKAGAEAKKVYAAKDVAGLEHLDFAAGIPPYLRGPYSTMYVMRPWTIRQYAGFSTAEESNAFYRRNLAAGQKGLSVAFDLPTHRGYDSDHERVVGDVGKAGVAIDSVEDMKVLFDQIPLDQMSVSMTMNGAVLPILAFYIVAAEEQGVKPALLSGTIQNDILKEFMVRNTYIYPPTPSMKIISDIFEYTSKNMPRFNSISISGYHMQEAGATSEIELAYTLADGLEYIRKGLEAGMNIDSFAPRLSFFWAIGLDHFTEIAKMRAARMLWAKLVKQFNPKNEKSLALRTHSQTSGWSLTEQDPFNNVARTSIEAAAAAFGGTQSLHTNALDEAIALPTDFSARIARNTQLHLQQETQITRTVDPWAGSYYVEELTDKIAHKAWELIQEVEELGGMTKAIEAGIPKLRIEEAAAIKQARIDSGQDIIVGVNKYRREKEDPIVTLEVDNQSVRRQQIERLNQLKADRNNEAVKQALQKLTEAARSGQENLLALAVDAARKRASLGEISDALEEVYGRYKAQIKSFSGVYSKEIKDDASFKKAREMADRFAEQEGRRPRIMVAKMGQDGHDRGAKVVSTGYADVGFDVDIGPLFQTPAEAAKQAVENDVHILGVSSLAAGHKTLVPQVIEELKKHGREDIMVIVGGVIPSQDYQFLFDAGAVAVFGPGTKISEAAIQLLEILIDE is encoded by the coding sequence ATGAAAAGAAAATCACTTCAAAATATGACACTTTTGGAACCTGAGACCGCAGCACAGGTCGCTGTGGCACCCGAAAATCCAGGGAACCCAAAAGCAGGGGCCGAAGCTAAAAAAGTTTATGCTGCAAAGGATGTTGCGGGCCTTGAACATCTCGATTTTGCTGCGGGAATTCCGCCTTACCTGCGCGGGCCTTACAGCACCATGTACGTGATGCGGCCCTGGACCATTCGCCAGTACGCCGGCTTCTCAACCGCCGAGGAAAGTAACGCCTTTTACCGCCGCAACCTCGCTGCGGGACAAAAAGGGCTTTCGGTAGCCTTTGACCTTCCCACCCACCGCGGGTACGACAGTGACCACGAAAGAGTGGTGGGAGACGTTGGGAAAGCAGGGGTGGCCATAGACTCGGTAGAAGACATGAAGGTGCTCTTTGACCAGATCCCGCTAGACCAGATGTCGGTTTCCATGACCATGAATGGGGCGGTACTGCCCATACTCGCGTTCTACATCGTGGCTGCCGAGGAACAGGGCGTAAAACCTGCACTGCTTTCAGGAACCATTCAAAATGACATTTTAAAGGAGTTTATGGTGCGAAACACCTACATCTATCCTCCCACTCCTTCGATGAAGATCATTTCTGATATTTTTGAGTACACCTCCAAAAATATGCCCCGCTTTAACAGCATTAGTATCTCGGGGTACCACATGCAGGAAGCAGGTGCCACCAGTGAGATCGAACTGGCCTACACTTTAGCCGACGGACTAGAATACATCCGAAAAGGCCTCGAAGCCGGGATGAACATCGACAGTTTTGCACCGCGCCTGTCCTTCTTCTGGGCCATAGGTTTAGATCATTTTACTGAAATCGCCAAAATGCGTGCAGCCAGGATGCTGTGGGCAAAACTGGTGAAACAGTTCAACCCGAAAAACGAAAAATCCCTCGCGCTTAGAACGCATAGCCAGACCAGCGGCTGGAGTTTGACCGAGCAGGATCCTTTCAACAACGTGGCACGTACTTCTATAGAAGCTGCCGCTGCTGCTTTTGGGGGCACCCAGAGTTTACACACCAATGCCCTTGATGAGGCTATCGCCCTGCCCACAGATTTCTCTGCCAGGATTGCCAGGAACACCCAGCTGCACCTGCAGCAGGAAACCCAGATCACGCGGACTGTAGACCCATGGGCTGGTAGTTATTATGTGGAAGAACTCACAGACAAGATCGCCCATAAGGCCTGGGAGCTTATCCAGGAAGTGGAAGAGCTGGGCGGTATGACCAAAGCCATCGAGGCCGGAATTCCAAAGCTAAGAATAGAAGAAGCCGCAGCCATTAAGCAGGCAAGGATTGACAGCGGCCAGGATATAATTGTAGGGGTAAACAAATACCGCAGGGAAAAAGAAGACCCCATCGTGACCCTGGAGGTAGATAACCAGTCGGTGAGAAGGCAGCAAATTGAGCGGCTTAATCAGCTGAAAGCCGACAGGAACAATGAAGCAGTAAAACAGGCGCTTCAAAAACTCACCGAAGCAGCAAGATCGGGGCAGGAAAACCTCCTGGCGCTGGCTGTAGATGCCGCCCGTAAGCGCGCAAGCCTTGGGGAGATAAGCGATGCTTTGGAAGAAGTTTACGGCAGGTACAAAGCACAGATAAAATCATTTAGCGGAGTGTATTCAAAAGAGATCAAAGACGATGCTTCCTTTAAAAAGGCGAGAGAAATGGCCGACAGGTTTGCTGAACAGGAAGGCCGTCGCCCCAGGATCATGGTGGCAAAAATGGGACAGGACGGGCATGACCGTGGTGCCAAAGTAGTATCTACAGGTTATGCCGATGTTGGTTTTGACGTGGATATAGGGCCACTTTTCCAAACCCCGGCAGAAGCTGCAAAGCAAGCCGTGGAAAACGACGTGCACATTTTGGGAGTTTCTTCTCTGGCTGCAGGGCACAAAACACTGGTGCCACAGGTGATTGAGGAACTCAAAAAACACGGCAGGGAAGATATAATGGTAATTGTGGGCGGGGTGATCCCGTCACAGGACTACCAGTTCCTATTTGACGCAGGTGCCGTAGCCGTTTTTGGCCCCGGAACAAAGATTAGTGAAGCGGCCATTCAACTGCTAGAGATCTTGATTGATGAATAA
- a CDS encoding methylmalonyl-CoA mutase subunit beta, which yields MKESLFQEFPQVSAEQWKDQIEQDLKGASYDEKLVFRSQDGIAVQPFYTSADVKDHMQLPPPLPWRICEKISVTTAGEGNVQAAKALQKGAESLWLHISSESVTPNVLFEGINLENLQIYLSLSFLSREYVERLKSYFKDRNSEVYLQIDILGNLAATGNWFFDQKRDFNILKSVTETASEFASVISVNGDLYQNAGASIPQQLAFSLAQVNEYLNLEGQKGENTGKFRPQFILAAGSNYFFEIAKIRALRLLYASLAKEYGLPQTCFILAQPSRRDKTLYDYNVNLLRSTTQCMSAVLGGADAVNNLPYDTLFHKDSAFGRRIARNQLLVMKHEAYFDKVSNPADGAYYIEHLTRQFANKALDIFKQIEEEGGFLELLLKGELQKRIKESAQKEQELFHQGKLILIGTNKYENSQDLMSQELELDPFAKTSSENSILEPLFPVRLSEKLEQERLEKEQGVLTES from the coding sequence ATGAAGGAATCATTATTTCAGGAATTTCCACAAGTTTCAGCAGAACAATGGAAAGATCAAATCGAACAGGACCTAAAAGGTGCCAGTTACGATGAGAAATTAGTTTTTAGATCTCAAGACGGGATCGCAGTACAGCCCTTTTATACTTCCGCAGATGTAAAAGACCACATGCAGCTACCGCCGCCACTTCCCTGGCGCATCTGTGAGAAGATAAGCGTGACCACGGCCGGCGAGGGCAATGTACAGGCCGCAAAAGCTCTTCAAAAAGGTGCAGAAAGCCTCTGGCTCCATATTTCTTCGGAAAGCGTAACACCAAATGTACTTTTTGAGGGAATCAATTTAGAAAATTTGCAAATCTACTTAAGCCTCTCCTTCCTCTCCCGGGAATATGTAGAAAGGCTGAAGTCTTATTTTAAGGACAGGAATTCTGAAGTATACCTGCAAATTGACATTTTAGGCAATCTTGCGGCTACAGGAAACTGGTTTTTTGACCAAAAAAGAGATTTTAATATCTTAAAATCTGTTACAGAAACTGCTTCAGAATTTGCTTCTGTAATAAGTGTGAACGGCGACCTTTATCAAAACGCCGGTGCGAGCATTCCGCAGCAACTTGCCTTTAGCCTGGCACAGGTGAACGAGTACCTCAACCTGGAGGGTCAAAAAGGGGAAAATACGGGTAAATTTAGGCCACAGTTCATTCTCGCAGCAGGCAGCAACTACTTCTTTGAAATAGCAAAAATAAGGGCGCTGCGCCTGCTATACGCCTCTTTGGCAAAAGAATACGGGCTGCCCCAAACCTGTTTTATCCTCGCCCAACCTTCGCGCCGGGACAAGACCCTGTATGATTACAACGTGAACCTGCTTCGTTCTACCACCCAGTGTATGAGCGCAGTACTGGGAGGGGCCGATGCCGTGAACAACCTGCCCTACGATACACTTTTCCATAAAGACAGTGCCTTTGGCAGGCGCATAGCCCGCAACCAGCTTCTTGTGATGAAACACGAGGCTTATTTCGATAAAGTGTCCAACCCGGCCGATGGCGCATATTACATTGAACACCTCACCCGTCAGTTTGCCAATAAAGCGCTCGATATCTTCAAGCAAATTGAAGAAGAAGGCGGCTTTCTTGAACTTTTGCTGAAAGGGGAGCTTCAGAAAAGAATCAAAGAAAGCGCGCAAAAGGAACAGGAGCTTTTTCACCAGGGTAAACTCATTCTTATTGGCACCAATAAATATGAGAATTCACAGGACCTCATGTCACAGGAACTGGAATTAGATCCTTTTGCAAAAACTTCTTCTGAAAATAGCATTTTAGAACCCCTTTTCCCGGTGCGCCTAAGCGAGAAGCTTGAACAGGAAAGGCTTGAAAAAGAGCAGGGAGTATTAACCGAAAGCTAA
- the mce gene encoding methylmalonyl-CoA epimerase has translation MKPTHIEHIGIAVESLEEAIPFYEKTFGLKCYSVEEVKDQKVKTAFFKVGQTKIELLESTAPQGPIGKFIEKKGQGVHHIAFAVNDLQQQLDELETKEVKLIDKTPRKGAEGLNIAFLHPKSTFGVLTELCEEPQQ, from the coding sequence ATGAAACCAACGCATATAGAACATATAGGTATTGCTGTTGAAAGCCTTGAGGAGGCCATCCCCTTTTACGAAAAGACCTTTGGGTTGAAATGTTACTCTGTAGAAGAAGTTAAAGACCAGAAGGTGAAAACGGCATTTTTCAAAGTAGGCCAAACCAAGATCGAATTGCTTGAATCTACAGCTCCCCAGGGGCCTATAGGAAAGTTCATAGAGAAGAAAGGCCAGGGGGTGCACCACATTGCTTTTGCGGTAAATGACCTTCAGCAGCAGTTAGATGAACTGGAGACAAAAGAAGTAAAGCTTATAGATAAAACTCCCCGAAAAGGCGCAGAGGGCTTAAATATTGCCTTTTTACACCCAAAATCAACATTTGGTGTGTTGACAGAACTCTGTGAAGAACCTCAACAGTAA
- a CDS encoding acyl-CoA carboxylase subunit beta produces the protein MSSQDKVNELIQKREIARMGGGQKRIDAQHEKGKLTARERLEILLDEGSFEEFDMFVTHRCTNFGMEGNKVLGDGVVTGHGTIDGRVVYVFSQDFTVFGGSLSETFAQKICKVMDMAMKAGAPVIGINDSGGARIQEGVTSLAGYAEIFERNILASGLIPQISAIFGPCAGGAVYSPALTDFVMMTEENSYMFVTGPKVVKTVTGEDISVQNLGGANIHASKSGVSHFKVSSEENGLLLIRKLLSYLPQNNLEEAPIQNNTDPIDRRDDFLNSIIPDNPNQPYDMQEVIYSVVDEGEFLEVHRNYAKNIIVGFGRMDGQSVGIVANQPNFLAGVLDSDASRKAARFVRFCDSFNIPILTLVDVPGFLPGSGQEYAGIIIHGAKLMFAYGEATVPKITITLRKSYGGAHDVMSCKQLRGDLNYAWPSAEIAVMGASGAIEVLEGRAMNEIKDPEERAKFKAQKEQEYQEKFANPYQAAAYGYIDDVIEPRNTRFRIIRGLQTLQTKKVTNPPKKHSNIPL, from the coding sequence ATGTCAAGTCAGGATAAAGTAAACGAATTGATCCAGAAACGGGAGATTGCCCGTATGGGTGGTGGTCAAAAACGTATAGACGCCCAACACGAAAAAGGAAAACTTACGGCACGAGAACGTCTGGAAATCCTTTTAGATGAGGGCAGTTTTGAAGAATTCGACATGTTTGTCACCCACAGGTGTACCAATTTTGGAATGGAAGGCAATAAAGTGCTTGGGGATGGCGTGGTAACAGGCCACGGCACCATAGACGGCCGGGTGGTGTATGTCTTTTCCCAGGATTTTACTGTTTTTGGCGGCTCACTTTCTGAAACCTTTGCCCAAAAGATATGTAAGGTCATGGATATGGCCATGAAAGCCGGTGCGCCTGTTATTGGGATCAACGACAGTGGTGGTGCCCGTATACAGGAAGGAGTGACTTCGCTCGCAGGATATGCCGAGATCTTTGAACGCAACATCCTTGCCTCCGGATTAATTCCTCAAATATCTGCCATTTTTGGGCCCTGTGCCGGGGGAGCCGTGTATTCACCGGCCCTTACAGATTTTGTGATGATGACCGAAGAGAACAGCTATATGTTCGTTACCGGTCCTAAAGTGGTCAAAACAGTGACCGGCGAGGATATTTCGGTTCAGAACCTTGGTGGTGCCAATATACACGCATCAAAATCGGGGGTTTCCCATTTCAAGGTTTCTTCCGAAGAAAATGGACTGCTGCTCATAAGAAAGCTGCTCTCTTACCTTCCGCAGAATAACCTGGAAGAAGCTCCTATTCAAAATAACACCGATCCTATAGACAGACGGGACGATTTTCTTAACAGTATTATCCCCGATAACCCCAACCAGCCTTACGACATGCAGGAGGTGATCTACAGTGTAGTTGATGAAGGTGAGTTTCTCGAGGTGCACAGAAATTACGCGAAGAACATTATTGTTGGATTTGGAAGAATGGATGGCCAGTCTGTAGGTATTGTAGCCAACCAGCCCAATTTCCTTGCCGGGGTGCTAGACAGTGATGCATCGAGAAAGGCCGCCAGGTTTGTGCGTTTCTGCGATTCTTTTAACATTCCAATCCTTACCCTGGTAGACGTCCCCGGATTTTTACCCGGCAGCGGGCAGGAGTATGCCGGTATCATTATTCACGGGGCAAAACTCATGTTTGCCTATGGAGAAGCCACCGTTCCCAAAATCACAATAACCCTTAGAAAATCTTATGGCGGGGCGCATGATGTGATGAGTTGTAAACAGCTTAGGGGCGATCTTAACTACGCCTGGCCATCGGCCGAGATTGCGGTTATGGGAGCTTCGGGTGCCATAGAGGTGCTTGAAGGAAGGGCAATGAACGAGATCAAAGACCCTGAAGAAAGGGCAAAATTCAAAGCTCAGAAAGAACAGGAATATCAGGAGAAATTTGCGAATCCATATCAGGCGGCTGCTTATGGATATATAGATGACGTTATTGAACCCCGAAATACCCGTTTCAGGATCATTAGAGGCCTTCAAACGTTGCAGACGAAGAAAGTTACCAACCCGCCGAAGAAACACAGTAATATCCCCCTATAA